A window from Solanum stenotomum isolate F172 chromosome 5, ASM1918654v1, whole genome shotgun sequence encodes these proteins:
- the LOC125865554 gene encoding probable glycosyltransferase At5g03795, whose protein sequence is MDSTTTTDDDSSSCSSISSSKVLWLIAIPLVLVSLYFGLKSSTSYVYSKNDENINLPIVQLEKKLVSNLEKVEAGLVRVRVAIKEAQSRNQTFDDPEYVPTGPIYWNPTAFHRSYMEMEKHFKIYVYEEGEPPVFHYSASEGILGIEGILIHHIEISKFRTNDPEKAHVYFLPFSVLSIVSYVYVVNSRSWGPMQNTAADYIDGISRKYPYWNRSLGADHFMLACHDWAPTISFAVPYLYKNSIRVLCNANTSERFDPTKDVSLPEIYLPQGKMDGLIGGPSPSHRSVLVFYAGGIHGYIRQVLMEQWGKNDDSDVQIHEYLPKNMSYYGMIRKSKFCICPSGYEVASPRMVEALYMGCVPVLLKDHYVVPFSDVLNWKSFAVQMNSTDIPNLKKILMSISQTQYIRMQKRGLQVRRHFEVNFPPRRYDVFHMILHSIWLRRLNIQVHDTKDG, encoded by the exons atggattctactactactaccgatgatgattcttcttcttgttctagTATTAGTAGTAGCAAAGTTTTGTGGTTAATTGCTATTCCATTGGTTTTAGTTTCattatattttggattaaaaagtTCAACAAGTTATGTTTATTCCAAGAATGATGAGAATATTAATCTTCCAATTGttcaattagaaaaaaagttGGTAAGCAATTTAGAGAAAGTTGAAGCTGGTCTTGTTAGAGTAAGAGTTGCTATAAAAGAAGCTCAAAGTAGAAATCAAACatttgatgatcctgaatatgTTCCTACTGGTCCAATTTATTGGAATCCCACTGCTTTTCACAG AAGCTACATGGAAATGGAGAAACATTTCAAGATTTACGTATACGAAGAAGGTGAGCCCCCTGTATTTCACTATAGTGCTAGTGAAGGAATCCTTGGAATTGAAGGAATTCTGATTCATCACATAGAGATTAGTAAGTTTCGGACGAATGATCCTGAGAAAGCTCACGTTTACTTCCTCCCGTTCAGTGTCTTATCGATTGTCAGCTATGTTTATGTTGTCAATTCTCGGTCATGGGGTCCTATGCAGAATACAGCAGCAGATTATATTGATGGTATATCAAGAAAATACCCTTATTGGAACAGAAGCCTTGGAGCTGATCACTTCATGCTTGCTTGCCATGATTGG GCTCCTACAATTTCCTTTGCGGTTCCTTACTTGTATAAGAACTCGATACGAGTACTATGCAATGCAAATACCTCCGAAAGATTTGATCCTACCAAGGATGTATCCTTGCCAGAAATCTATCTCCCTCAAG GTAAGATGGACGGCTTAATTGGAGGTCCGTCTCCATCTCATCGTTCTGTTTTAGTTTTCTACGCGGGAGGAATCCATGGCTACATAAGGCAAGTGCTAATGGAGCAGTGGGGAAAGAACGATGATTCGGATGTGCAAATTCACGAGTACCTTCCGAAGAACATGTCGTACTATGGGATGATTAGAAAGAGCAAGTTCTGTATTTGCCCGAGTGGTTATGAAGTAGCTAGCCCGAGAATGGTTGAGGCACTTTATATGGGGTGTGTACCGGTACTGTTGAAGGATCATTATGTAGTGCCTTTTAGCGATGTTTTGAACTGGAAAAGTTTTGCTGTTCAAATGAATTCGACGGATATACCTAATCTGAAGAAGATCTTGATGTCAATATCTCAAACTCAGTACATCAGAATGCAGAAAAGAGGCCTTCAAGTTAGAAGGCATTTCGAGGTAAATTTTCCTCCCAGAAGATACGATGTTTTTCATATGATTCTTCATTCCATTTGGCTTAGAAGGCTAAATATTCAAGTCCATGATACTAAGGATGGATGA
- the LOC125865553 gene encoding uncharacterized protein LOC125865553, which produces MEEFVEDQRLKEEEEMIKESSDDCTSEDEGTDDYRRGGYHAVRIGDTFKGGRYVVQSKLGWGHFSTVWLAWDTLMSQFVALKVQKSAQHYTEAALDEITILKQIAEGDPEGGKSVVKLLDHFKHSGPNGQHVCMVFEYLGDNLLSLIKYTGYRGLPIHMVKELCFHVLVGLDYLHRQLSIIHTDLKPENMLLCSTIDLSKDPRKSGAPLILPSNMDKASLESGTVKGRVTFYANLTNNQTKVRRKPKETAQDFAGKTAVESSQSNADLPNDHLVGSANVDRLSNSDAATASGKESVGPKKGSGSRRRKTLESLDLKCKLVDFGNACWTYKQFTDNIQTRQYRCPEVILGSKYSTSADLWSFACICFELATGDVLFDPHSGDNFDRDEDHLALMMELLGTMPRKIALGGRYSREFFNRHGDLRHIRRLRFWPLDKVLVEKYEFSEQDAKDMADFLIPILDFDPEKRPTAAQCLLHPWMNAGPNNLEPRVPDPRSKAADTVNSEQIKRDREKKEAMEVRMGNMAIV; this is translated from the exons ATGGAGGAGTTTGTTGAGGATCAGCGGttgaaggaggaggaggagatgATTAAGGAGAGCAGTGATGATTGTACTTCGGAAGACGAAGGAACTGATGATTACCGGCGGGGAGGTTATCATGCCGTCCGTATAGGTGATACGTTCAAAGGGGGGCGGTATGTTGTTCAGAGCAAGCTGGGTTGGGGCCATTTCTCTACTGTTTGGCTTGCTTGGGATACTCTCATGTCC CAATTTGTAGCATTGAAAGTACAAAAGAGTGCACAGCACTACACGGAGGCAGCATTGGATGAGATTACAATTCTAAAGCAGATAGCAGAAGGTGACCCTGAAGGGGGGAAAAGTGTAGTGAAGTTACTGGATCATTTTAAGCACTCAGGTCCAAATGGACAACATGTGTGTATGGTTTTTGAGTATTTGGGTGACAATCTCTTGTCACTTATTAAGTATACCGGTTATCGAGGATTGCCTATTCACATGGTTAAAGAACTTTGTTTCCATGTTCTAGTGGGTTTGGATTATTTACACAGACAGCTTTCTATCATACACACTGATCTGAAACCTGAGAACATGCTACTCTGTTCCACGATTGATCTGTCTAAGGATCCCAGAAAATCAGGAGCTCCTCTTATTCTTCCTAGTAATATGGACAAGGCTTCACTGGAATCTGGTACTGTAAAGGGACGTGTAACATTCTATGCTAATTTAACTAATAACCAAACGAAGGTCAGAAGAAAGCCCAAAGAAACAGCTCAAGATTTTGCAGGGAAGACAGCTGTTGAGTCGTCTCAGTCAAATGCAGATTTGCCAAATGATCATCTTGTTGGTTCTGCTAACGTTGATAGATTGTCCAACTCTGATGCTGCAACAGCCAGTGGGAAAGAAAGTGTGGGTCCTAAGAAAGGCAGTGGTTCTAGAAGGAGGAAGACATTGGAGTCTCTGGACCTAAAGTGCAAATTGGTTGATTTTGGGAATGCCTGTTGGACATACAAACAGTTCACAGATAATATACAGACGAGGCAGTATAGGTGCCCTGAAGTTATCCTTGGGTCTAAATATTCAACCTCAGCAGATCTTTGGTCCTTTGCTTGCATTTGTTTTGAGCTTGCGACTGGTGACGTATTGTTTGATCCTCATAGTGGTGACAACTTCGATAGAGATGAG GATCACCTAGCACTAATGATGGAGCTTCTAGGAACAATGCCTCGCAAA ATTGCCTTGGGTGGCCGCTATTCACGTGAGTTCTTCAATAGACACGGTGACTTAAGGCACATCAGACGGTTACGCTTTTGGCCATTAGATAAGGTCCTCGTAGAGAAATACGAATTCAGCGAGCAAGATGCAAAGGACATGGCTGATTTCCTGATTCCAATACTTGATTTTGATCCGGAGAAACGGCCAACTGCAGCTCAGTgtcttcttcatccatggatgaACGCAGGCCCCAACAATTTGGAACCTCGTGTGCCTGATCCACGATCTAAAGCCGCTGATACTGTAAACTCCGAGCAAATTAAGAGAGACAGGGAAAAGAAAGAGGCAATGGAGGTGAGAATGGGGAATATGGCCATTGTCTAG